The Streptomyces sp. NBC_01363 region GGCGGAGACGTACCGGTAGAGCGACATCGTCGAGGCCCCCAGGTCCTTGGCGACCCGCCCCATCGACACCCCACCGAGCCCCTCGGCCGCCGCCACCGCCACCGCGGCGTCCACGATGCGCGCCAGGCTCAGCCCCGGCTTCGGTCCCTTGACCGGCCGCGCCCGCAGCCCCCAGGCGGCCTCGATACTGGCCGGCAGGCCCGTACCGCCCGGCGAGTCCTTCTCTTCAGTCACCTGAACCCCCACCTTCCCTCGATCCCATCCTAGATATGCGTACCACGTACACAATTTCGTGCACTACGCACACGGGGAGGCCGGTCGAGGAGCGGTGGCGATGCGGGGGTTCGACGGGAACCGGTTCCTCAGAACACGTCCGGGCACCAGGCCCGCCGCCCCGCCCGGAGCATCCCTTCCGCCACCGCCACCGCGCCCGGGGTGAGTTCCTCGACGCGCCCCAGGGCCGCCAGGCGGGCGGGGGACTCGTCGCCCAGATAGAGGGTGCCCAACTCCCGTACGTCCAGGGCGAGATCGGCGTCGGCCGTGGTGGGGGTGCAGATGGCGCCGGAGGCGGAGGCTTCGAGGCGGTAGCGGCCGGCGGTCAGGCCCGTGGCGTCATGGATGTCGAGAGTGAGCGTGCCGGGTACCGCGTAGGTGCGGGCCTCCAGGGCGCGTACGACGTCCAGGACGCGCACCCACAGCCAGTCCGCCTGGGTCACGACGCGGGCCGCGCGCGGGTCCGGGAGGAGGAGGGGCAGCAGGTCGTCGGGGGCGCGGTGGCCGGAGCGGACCGTGGTGATCCAGTCGATCGAGCAGACGAAGTGCCACAGCGCGCGCTCGGCGGCCGGGGTGACGGCGATCTGTCCGAGCACCGTGGCCCGGTTCAGCGGCTGCTTGGCGTCGTTCCAGTTGTCGTCGGCGCGGTAGGCGATCAGGCCGTCGGCCTCGCCGGCCGCGTTGCTGTAGACCGCGTAGAAGGGCTCCGTCCAGGTCTCGGGGCCGGGCCGGACCTCGCCGGTGTTCACTTCCCACCAGCGCGCGTCGCGGTTGATCACACCGTGCTGCCGGGCGCGCAGCCGGTCGTGGATCACCGGGCCCAGCTTGCGTACGTCCGCGCCGCTCACCAGGTCGATCCGGCCGCCGTCCTGCGCGGACGGGCCCGACCAGCGCGGGTCGAGACCCGCCCTCGGTACGTCGATCTCCCACTCGGTGGTCCAGGCCGCCGGGCCGAAACCGTACCGCCCGTAGATCGGGTACTCGGCGGCGATCAGCGTGGCGACCACGTCACCGCGCTCCTTCGCCGCCGCGAGGTCCGTGGCCATCATCCGGCTGAGCAGCCCGCGGCGGCGGTGCGTGGGCGACACCGTGACATTGGAGATCGCGTCGGCCGGCACCGCCGCACCGCCGACGACCGTGAGCTCCTGCGCGAAGGAACGGAACGTGGCCACGCACCGCCCGCCGTCGAACGCGCCCTGCGTGCGGGCGAGATCGGTGTGCGGAAGGCGCCGCTCCGCCTCCTGTTCCGTCCCCGTCGGCGCTTGCAGGAAACCGGTGTGCTTGGCGCGCAGCCAGTCGGGGAACTCGGCGGCGGTGATCGTACGGACGTCAAGAGCCATACGGACCACGCTAGGCACACGGCCCACCGGATGTCGCCCGGTTTTCCGCCGCCGCGGAACGGGCTGGTCAGAAGGCCGCCCGGATCTCGCCGACCTCCCCGCCACCGCCCAGCAGCGGCGCGTGTCCGATCCGGGAGACCACCGGGGTGTCGATGCCGAGCAGGCGCAGCGAACGGGCCAGTACCGGACCGAGCGCCCGCGTCGCACCGTCGTCGATCTTGAAGGCCAGCGCCCGGCCGTCCGCCAGCGCCACCGCCTGCACCGCCTCGGCGCCCATCTTGGAGAGCGTGCCCGGCACCTCCCGCATCAGCCAGGTGTCGGGGCGACGGGTTCCGGCCACGTACTCGGGGTGGGCCCGCATCGCGTCCCCGACCCGGCGCTCCGCCGTCCCGGGCTCCGCCAGCACGAAGGAACGGAAGGCCCGCGCCAGGCCCACCAGGCTGATCGCCATCAGCGGCGCCCCGCACCCGTCCGTACCCACCGCCGCGACCGGCTCGCCGGCCGCCTCCTCGACGACCTGGTGGACCAGCTGCTGGAGCGGGTGCGACGGGTCGAGGTAGGACTCCTGGTCCCAGCCGTTCGCCGCACACACCGCGAGCATCGCCGCGTGCTTGCCGGAGCAGTTCATGGTGATCCGCTCCCGGACGTGGCCCGCGGCGAGATACGACTCCGCCTCCGCCGGGTCCAGCGGCAGATCGGGCGGGGTCTGCAGATCGCCGGGCGTCAGTCCGTGCTCGGCGAGCATCGTGCGGACGAGTTCGAGGTGGAAGCCCTCGCCGGAGTGGCTCGCGGCGGCCAGTGCCAGCCGCTCCCCGGACAGATCGAGCCCGGCCCGCAGCACGGCCGCGGCCTGCATCGGCTTGTTGGAGGAACGCGGGAAGACCGGCGCCGTCGGGTCGCCCAGGGACCGCTCCACGCTGCCGTCGGCGGCCAGGACGACCAGCGAACCCCGGTGACGGCCCTCCACGAAGCCGGACCGTACGACCTCGGCCAGGACGGGGAGAGCGGGGGATATGGCGGATGGGGCGGCGGGGGCGGCGCTGGAGGTCATGGTGGCCTTCCGGGGGCGGGCGGAACCCGCCCCCGGAAGGGTCGCTTCAGGCGAGCAGGTCGTCTACTTGTGCTTCACCGTCACGGTACCTGCGGGCGATCTCCGCGCTGCAATCGTCCGTGGTGCGTTGCAGCTGGTGACGGCGGCGGGACACCTGCTGTTCGTAGCGGACCAGGCGCCCCATCGCGGTGTGCAGCTCTTCGTCCGTACGGGCGTCGAGGTCGGAGAGTTCGACCTCGGCGAGCGTCTCGGCGGCCAGCCTGCGGTACTCGTCGCTGCGCGGCGTGGTGAGCGTGACGTGCCGGGCGGAGGAGCGGTGCAGGGACGGGGTGTCGGCGAGGATCTCCGAGAGCCGGTCCACCACCGGTGTCTCCGGATCCAGCCGCCGGGCCAGTTCGGCCCGCAGGATGTCGATCCGGCCCTGGACGAGCCGGCGCACATAGCTGAGGTCGGCCTCGTCGCGCTGCGCATCGCGGCGCAGTGTGCGCAGCTCGGGCAGCCGCAGGGCGCCCAGCTCGGGCAGCGGCCCGGCGGACAGGCCGTCCTCCGGACCGCGACCGGTTCGCTGCACGGGTGGGCGCATGATGCTGGTGCTCGTGCTGGTGCTGGCGCCGGTACGCGTGACCGGTACGGCGCCGGGGGACTGCCCGGTTCCATAGGTGCTCATGCTTGTGTCCATCCCCTCGACCGGTGCGTCGGCACACCGCCTTCCGAGCATGGTGCCACTCCAGTGGGCCCTGTGGGGATGCTCTGTACCCGTTCAGCCCAAGATAGGTTGGTCTGTATGCGTGCAGTGATACAGAGGGTGGACGGCGCGAGCGTCACGGTGGCCGACGGCGCGGACGGGTCGGGCGGGCCCGAGATGGTCGGCGAAATCGTCGGCGAAGGGCTGTGTGTGCTGGTGGGAGTCACCCACGGGGACACCCAGGAGAAGGCGGCGCAGCTCGCCCGCAAGCTCTGGTCGCTTCGCGTCCTGGAGGGCGAGAAATCCTGCTCCGACGTGAATGCACCACTTCTGGTGATTTCGCAGTTCACTCTCTACGGGGACGCCCGGAAGGGCCGCAGGCCCACCTGGAACGCCGCGGCGCCCGGCGAGGTCGCCGAGCCTCTGGTCGACGAGGTGGTGGCGCAGCTTCGGGCGCTGGGCGCGCAGGTGGAGACGGGCCGGTTCGGAGCGGACATGCGCGTCTCGCTCACGAACCACGGCCCGTTCACCGTCGTCGTCGAGGTCTGAACCGGCCCGGTCACGACACGGGACGCCCTACGGCTCGACGACCGTCTCCTGGGCCGCGGCCGTGTCCCCCGCGAGCAGTTCGGCGTCCACCGCGACGTTCCGCTTGACCAGGGCCAGCGCGATCGGCCCCAGCTCGTGGTGGCGGGCGGACGTGGTGATGAAGCCCAGCTGGCGCCCTTCGGCACCGTCCGCGGCGAGCCGTACCGGCGTGCCGTGTCCGGGCAGCAGGACCTCGCTGCCGTCGAGGTGCAGGAAGACCAGCCGGCGCGGCGGCTTGCCCAGGTTCTGCACCCGGGCCACCGTCTCCTGGCCGCGGTAGCAGCCCTTCTGGAGGTGTACGGCGGTGCCGATCCAACCCAGCTCGTGCGGGATGGTGCGGTGGTCCGTCTCGAAGCCGAAGCGCGGGCGGTGCGCCTCCACGCGCAGCGCCTCGTACGCCAGGATGCCGGCCACCGGGCCGTGCGCCGCCGCGTACTCCTCCAGGTCGGCGCGGGGCAGGAACAGGTCCCGGCCGTACGCCGTCTCCCGTACCGTCACGCCGTCCGGGACCTCCGCGATGGAGCCGGCCGGCAGATACACCACGGCGAAGTCCTCGGTGCGGTCGGCGACTTCGACCCGGTAGAAGAACTTCATGGACTCCAGGTAGGCGACGAGGTCGCCCTGGGTGCCCGGCTCGGCGTGCATCCACACGGTCTCGCCGTCGTCGACGAGGTAGAGGGCGTGCTCGATGTGCCCGTTGGCGGTGAGGATCAGGGCCTCGGTGGCCTGGCCCGGGGCGAGTTCACTGACGTGCTGGGTGAGCAGGAGGTGCAGCCAGGCCAGCCGGTCGCTGCCGGTGACGGTGACGACGGCGCGGTGCGAGAGGTCGACGAGGCCGGAGCCGTCGGCGAGGGTGCGCTGCTCGCGGAACAGGTCGCCGTAGTGCGCGGCGACGCCTTCGTCGCGGCCTTCGGCGGGGACGGCGCCGGGCAGGGACAGCAGGGGGCTCTTCATGCGACCAGCGTACGACGCGGTATGAACAACGCGGTCCGGGAGCCCTCGGCCGGCCGCCGGCCGGCTCCTGCTCGCCCTACGGCTTGGGACCGGCCGCTTCGGCGGACGTCCCGTCCGCGTCCTCGGACGCCGCCTTCGCCGTGCACCCGGCGCAGCGGCCGAAGATCGCGAAGTGCTTCATGTCCGTCTCGAACCCGAAACTGCTCTGCAGCTTCGCGGTGAACTCGGCGACGACATCGACATCGGCCTCGATGACGTCCGTGCAGTCGCGGCAGACCAGATGGATGTGGTGGTGACGGTCGGCCAGGTGGTACGTGGGCGCCCCGTGTCCCAGATGGGCGTGGCTGACCAGCCCCAGCTCCTCCAGGAGCTCCAGGGTCCGGTAGACGGTGGAGATGTTCACGCCGGACGCGGTCCTGCGCACCTCGGAGAGGATGTCGTCGGGCGTCGCGTGTTCCAGCGTGTCGACGGCTTCCAGGACAAGCTGCCGCTGCGGCGTCAGCCGATAGCCGCGCTGCCGGAGATCGGTCTTCCAGTCGGTGCTCACCACACGCCCAGTGTAGGACCGGGTGAGCACCTGTCCGCTGCTGTGTGCCGGCGGAACCCGTGAGCCGGTGGGCTACTTGAAGAAGGCGATGCCGTCGTCCGGCAGGTCGCCGAGGCTCTTCGCCATCGCCTCGACCTCTTCCGGGGTGACGACCTTCTTCAGGTGCGCCGACATGTACGGGCGCAGCTCCACCTCGGGGGTGGCCTTCTCGCCGACCCACATCAGGTCGCTCTTCACATAGCCGTACAGCCGCTTGCCACCGCTGTACGGGCCGGAGGCCGCGGTCCGGGCCACCGCGTCGGTGACCAGGTCGATCTGCGGCTTCTTGTCGGCCAGCTCGCCGTACCAGATCTCGATGACGCCCTGGTCACGGGCCATGACGACCTCGACCTTGCGGTCCTTGTCGATGCGCCAGTAGCCGGACTCCGACTCCAGCGGCCTGACCTTCTCGCCCTCGGCGTCGAGCACCCAGCTGTGCGAGACGTACTCCAGGAAGTCGCGGCCGTCGTGGCTGAAG contains the following coding sequences:
- a CDS encoding GNAT family N-acetyltransferase, coding for MALDVRTITAAEFPDWLRAKHTGFLQAPTGTEQEAERRLPHTDLARTQGAFDGGRCVATFRSFAQELTVVGGAAVPADAISNVTVSPTHRRRGLLSRMMATDLAAAKERGDVVATLIAAEYPIYGRYGFGPAAWTTEWEIDVPRAGLDPRWSGPSAQDGGRIDLVSGADVRKLGPVIHDRLRARQHGVINRDARWWEVNTGEVRPGPETWTEPFYAVYSNAAGEADGLIAYRADDNWNDAKQPLNRATVLGQIAVTPAAERALWHFVCSIDWITTVRSGHRAPDDLLPLLLPDPRAARVVTQADWLWVRVLDVVRALEARTYAVPGTLTLDIHDATGLTAGRYRLEASASGAICTPTTADADLALDVRELGTLYLGDESPARLAALGRVEELTPGAVAVAEGMLRAGRRAWCPDVF
- a CDS encoding asparaginase — translated: MTSSAAPAAPSAISPALPVLAEVVRSGFVEGRHRGSLVVLAADGSVERSLGDPTAPVFPRSSNKPMQAAAVLRAGLDLSGERLALAAASHSGEGFHLELVRTMLAEHGLTPGDLQTPPDLPLDPAEAESYLAAGHVRERITMNCSGKHAAMLAVCAANGWDQESYLDPSHPLQQLVHQVVEEAAGEPVAAVGTDGCGAPLMAISLVGLARAFRSFVLAEPGTAERRVGDAMRAHPEYVAGTRRPDTWLMREVPGTLSKMGAEAVQAVALADGRALAFKIDDGATRALGPVLARSLRLLGIDTPVVSRIGHAPLLGGGGEVGEIRAAF
- a CDS encoding ABC transporter substrate-binding protein; amino-acid sequence: MSTYGTGQSPGAVPVTRTGASTSTSTSIMRPPVQRTGRGPEDGLSAGPLPELGALRLPELRTLRRDAQRDEADLSYVRRLVQGRIDILRAELARRLDPETPVVDRLSEILADTPSLHRSSARHVTLTTPRSDEYRRLAAETLAEVELSDLDARTDEELHTAMGRLVRYEQQVSRRRHQLQRTTDDCSAEIARRYRDGEAQVDDLLA
- the dtd gene encoding D-aminoacyl-tRNA deacylase, giving the protein MRAVIQRVDGASVTVADGADGSGGPEMVGEIVGEGLCVLVGVTHGDTQEKAAQLARKLWSLRVLEGEKSCSDVNAPLLVISQFTLYGDARKGRRPTWNAAAPGEVAEPLVDEVVAQLRALGAQVETGRFGADMRVSLTNHGPFTVVVEV
- a CDS encoding folate-binding protein YgfZ; its protein translation is MKSPLLSLPGAVPAEGRDEGVAAHYGDLFREQRTLADGSGLVDLSHRAVVTVTGSDRLAWLHLLLTQHVSELAPGQATEALILTANGHIEHALYLVDDGETVWMHAEPGTQGDLVAYLESMKFFYRVEVADRTEDFAVVYLPAGSIAEVPDGVTVRETAYGRDLFLPRADLEEYAAAHGPVAGILAYEALRVEAHRPRFGFETDHRTIPHELGWIGTAVHLQKGCYRGQETVARVQNLGKPPRRLVFLHLDGSEVLLPGHGTPVRLAADGAEGRQLGFITTSARHHELGPIALALVKRNVAVDAELLAGDTAAAQETVVEP
- a CDS encoding Fur family transcriptional regulator, which gives rise to MVSTDWKTDLRQRGYRLTPQRQLVLEAVDTLEHATPDDILSEVRRTASGVNISTVYRTLELLEELGLVSHAHLGHGAPTYHLADRHHHIHLVCRDCTDVIEADVDVVAEFTAKLQSSFGFETDMKHFAIFGRCAGCTAKAASEDADGTSAEAAGPKP
- a CDS encoding FABP family protein, with the translated sequence MIEIPSDLHPDLVPLAFLLGNWAGAGVSDFPGAEQCNFGQEVTFSHDGRDFLEYVSHSWVLDAEGEKVRPLESESGYWRIDKDRKVEVVMARDQGVIEIWYGELADKKPQIDLVTDAVARTAASGPYSGGKRLYGYVKSDLMWVGEKATPEVELRPYMSAHLKKVVTPEEVEAMAKSLGDLPDDGIAFFK